One Malassezia restricta chromosome III, complete sequence DNA segment encodes these proteins:
- a CDS encoding 26S proteasome regulatory subunit N2: MAAPLTSVAGMMALLDEKDVKLQEYALQKLNTLVDRFWAELADSLARLEELYEDEAFQQRHLAALVVSKIYFYLGEFDEALSFALGAESLFDVDQRNEYVETLVSKAIDQYVVQRSTPGSPEINANITSIINKMITRCIEDRQYHQVLGIALEAQRLDVIEHVFSTTQDKTLLTYVLEMAMGVVNAVEVRRQVLQLLVKLFLSLDEPDYFSTAQCYVYLNEPQPTSELLRTLLQRSDKDDRAVLVAYQTAFDLVESATQDFLHHVRSELEKMKFDQEAPKQQVISILSGTETIRLYRDFLHDANNADLMILKNTKDALDAHYSAYHSAVSLSNAFMLAGTGSDQFLRENLDWLAKASNWSKFTATAALGVLHRGSLTEGLDILRPYLPPENNAPSSSVYSEGGSLFALGLIHTNHGEPILELLTKTLRTNTAEVVQHGAALGLGAAGMATENEEVYEELRTVLFSDSAVSGEAAGYAMGLVYLGTGSAQATEEMLQYAQETQHEKIIRGLAIGIALLHYGRESAASETIDALLTHKDATLRYGGVYTMALAYAGTGHHASVSRLLHLAVSDGSDDVRRASVIAIGFLFFRSPEHVPELVELLSESYNPHLRYGAAMALGLACAGTGLDSAIDLLEPLTKDTVDYVRQAACMALAMILIQQNEQLNPRVQVARTTFDKIISDRHEEAMAKFGASIAQGLIDAGGRNATIGLRGRGGSSNTSAIVGMALFTQYWYWFPMAHFASLAFTPTAMIGVTKSLELPALEFVSHAPPSLFAYPPHLQGPSEKKPEKVETAVLSTTAKSQARQRTKEKKKAAADSMDTDEALKPEEEEPVQDKPQETAKEQPKEEHLPNGSRVTPFQLKYVTLPPEARYTALRPLAKQTLHDLSSARELDMSATASRGGILMLYDRDPSAPFVPAKPKPKEDEAMDHEAAAKALAATSDDDNNKAQTSVKRDDDNEKQEAPSTQDVEMDEQAH; this comes from the coding sequence ATGGCGGCCCCATTAACGTCTGTGGCCGGTATGATGGCCCTCCTAGATGAAAAAGACGTCAAGTTGCAGGAGTATGCGCTGCAGAAGCTCAACACGCTTGTGGACCGTTTTTGGGCCGAGCTGGCTGATTCGCTGGCACGTTTGGAAGAACTGTATGAAGACGAGGCTTTCCAACAACGACACCTAGCAGCACTAGTCGTTTCCAAGATTTACTTTTACCTCGGAGAGTTTGATGAGGCTCTAAGCTTTGCGCTAGGGGCCGAGTCTTTATTCGACGTGGACCAGCGCAACGAATACGTTGAAACTTTGGTGTCCAAGGCGATTGATCAGTACGTGGTGCAGCGCAGCACACCTGGTTCGCCTGAAATAAACGCCAACATCACTTCTATCATCAACAAAATGATCACACGGTGCATTGAAGACCGCCAATACCACCAAGTTTTGGGTATAGCCCTCGAGGCTCAACGCCTCGATGTGATCGAACATGTGTTTAGCACGACGCAAGACAAGACATTGCTCACATATGTTCTGGAGATGGCCATGGGCGTTGTGAATGCAGTAGAGGTGCGTCGTCAGGTACTGCAATTGCTAGTGAAGCTCTTCCTATCCCTGGACGAACCTGACTACTTTTCGACGGCTCAGTGCTACGTGTACTTGAACGAGCCACAGCCGACATCCGAACTGCTGCGTACGCTGCTCCAGCGCTCTGATAAGGATGATCGTGCTGTGCTTGTTGCATACCAAACCGCGTTCGACCTTGTCGAGAGCGCAACGCAAGACTTTTTGCATCATGTTCGCTCTGAGCTAGAAAAGATGAAGTTTGACCAAGAAGCTCCAAAGCAGCAAGTTATTTCGATCTTGAGTGGTACAGAGACCATCCGCTTGTATCGAGACTTTTTGCACGACGCAAACAACGCAGATTTGATGATTCTCAAAAACACCAAGGATGCCTTGGATGCCCACTACAGTGCATACCATTCGGCTGTCAGCCTGTCCAATGCTTTCATGCTTGCAGGAACAGGCAGTGATCAGTTTTTGCGCGAGAACCTCGATTGGCTTGCCAAGGCCTCCAATTGGAGTAAGTTTACTGCTACGGCTGCGCTGGGTGTCCTGCATCGCGGCAGTCTAACAGAAGGCCTAGACATTCTTCGCCCCTATCTCCCGCCTGAAAACAATGCAccatccagcagcgtgtACTCAGAGGGCGGAAGTTTGTTTGCCCTGGGTCTGATCCACACCAATCATGGTGAGCCGATCCTTGAGCTGCTGACCAAGACACTTCGTACCAACACAGCCGAAGTTGTTCAACATGGTGCAGCGCTGGGTTTGGGTGCAGCCGGCATGGCTACCGAAAATGAAGAGGTGTACGAAGAGCTGCGTACGGTGCTTTTCTCGGACTCGGCTGTGAGCGGTGAGGCAGCTGGTTATGCGATGGGACTAGTGTACCTCGGCACAGGCTCAGCGCAGGCTACGGAAGAAATGTTACAATATGCTCAAGAGACGCAGCACGAAAAGATCATCCGTGGTCTGGCGATTGGTATTGCTCTACTGCACTATGGCCGTGAATCGGCAGCGTCGGAAACAATTGACGCCTTGCTTACCCACAAGGATGCGACACTGCGCTACGGTGGTGTGTATACCATGGCTCTTGCGTATGCTGGCACAGGACACCATGCATCAGTTAGTCGGTTGTTGCATTTGGCCGTGTCAGATGGCAGTGACGATGTACGTCGAGCCTCCGTCATCGCGATCGGTTTCCTCTTTTTCCGTTCGCCCGAACATGTCCCTGAGCTCGTGGAGTTACTAAGCGAGAGTTACAACCCGCATCTGCGCTATGGCGCGGCGATGGCCCTGGGTCTCGCTTGTGCTGGCACAGGTCTGGATTCGGCAatcgacttgctcgagcCCTTGACCAAGGACACGGTTGACTACGTGCGTCAGGCTGCCTGCATGGCGCTCGCTATGATCTTGATTCAGCAAAATGAACAGCTGAACCCACGTGTGCAGGTAGCTCGCACAACGTTCGACAAGATTATTTCGGATCGGCACGAGgaggccatggccaagTTCGGTGCCTCTATTGCTCAGGGTCTGATTGATGCAGGTGGCCGAAATGCGACAATTGGACTGCGTGGTCGTGGTGGTAGTTCCAACACGTCTGCTATCGTTGGTATGGCTCTGTTTACGCAGTACTGGTACTGGTTCCCGATGGCGCATTTTGCCTCGTTAGCTTTTACGCCAACAGCCATGATCGGTGTGACGAagtcgctcgagctccCTGCACTCGAATTTGTGTCGCACGCTCCTCCAAGCTTGTTTGCGTACCCGCCGCACCTGCAGGGTCCGAGCGAGAAGAAGCCTGAGAAGGTCGAGACGGCCGTGCTGAGCACAACGGCCAAGTCGCAAGCTCGTCAACGCACCAAAGAGAAGAAGAAGGCGGCTGCTGATTCGATGGACACAGATGAGGCATTGAAGCcggaggaagaggagccTGTTCAAGACAAACCACAAGAAACAGCTAAGGAACAACCGAAAGAGGAGCACCTGCCGAATGGATCGCGAGTGACGCCCTTCCAGCTGAAGTACGTGACGCTGCCACCTGAAGCGCGATACACGGCCCTGCGTCCATTGGCCAAGCAGACTCTGCACGACCTCAGTTCGGCGCGTGAATTGGATATGTCGGCTACGGCGAGTCGGGGTGGTATCTTAATGTTGTACGACCGAGACCCATCTGCGCCATTTGTGCCTGCTAAACCCAAGCCTaaagaggacgaggccatggaccATGAAGCAGCAGCTAAAGCTCTGGCTGCCACGTCAGACGACGACAACAATAAGGCACAGACAAGTGTGAAGCGCGACGATGACAACGAAAAGCAAGAAGCGCCGTCTACACAAGATGTTgagatggacgagcagGCCCATTAA
- a CDS encoding NADH-ubiquinone oxidoreductase 12 kda subunit, with product MSLNLTPESTAATRQKNEEAIREEWIKVMQVRLVHDELQKCHRAEGENHYQVCGPIARVYKDLLKEAKVKGYRSIDA from the exons ATGAGCTTGAACCTGACGCCGGAGAGCACGGCTG CTACAAGGCAGAAGAACGAAGAAGCTATTCGAGAAGAATGGATTAAGGTCATGCAGGTCCGTCTCGTGCATGACGAACTGCAAAAGTGTCACCGTGCCGAGGGTGAAAACCACTACCAGGTGTGCGGTCCGATCGCCAGAGTGTACAAGGACCTGCTCAAGGAAGCCAAG GTCAAGGGCTACCGCTCGATTGATGCATAG
- a CDS encoding tRNA (guanine-N7-)-methyltransferase, whose protein sequence is MGKRKRSGRDASPSVLRQQEATHPNVISGRVVIPQKRWYRQRAHANPFSDHSLMYPAQPSDMDWSIHFPEMCARDAPVQKKVEFADVGCGFGGLLMRLAPLFPDTLMLGMEIRAQVTQYVHDKIHALRLAHKQAKTMSEEGKLELEAEVQPAADAQDEDSEERRQNEYLVKQAGHVAGGYQNIGVIRTNAMKFLPNFFEQGQLTKIFFLFPDPHFKARKHKARIISPTLLAEYAYVLRPGGIVYTVTDVRDLHEWMVKHLTDFPLFERIPDDALKQDPCVDAVMYSTEEGRKVERNEGDKFFAAFVRRDDPPVGEES, encoded by the coding sequence ATGGGTAAGCGCAAGCGCAGTGGACGCGACGCATCACCAAGTGTGCTGCGTCAGCAAGAGGCGACGCACCCAAATGTAATTTCAGGGCGTGTTGTCATTCCCCAGAAGCGATGGTATAggcagcgtgcgcacgccaACCCATTCTCTGACCACTCGTTGATGTACCCAGCGCAGCCGAGCGACATGGACTGGTCGATCCACTTTCCCGAGATGTGTGCGCGGGATGCACCTGTTCAGAAAAAGGTCGAGTTTGCGGATGTAGGTTGTGGCTTTGGTGGCCTGCTTATGCGTCTAGCGCCTCTTTTCCCCGACACGCTTATGCTGGGTATGGAAATTCGCGCGCAAGTGACACAGTATGTGCACGACAAGATTCATGCTCTGCGTTTGGCACACAAACAAGCAAAAACAATGAGTGAAGAAGGTAAGCTAGAGCTTGAGGCGGAGGTGCAGCCTGCGGCAGACGCTCAGGACGAAGATTCTGAAGAGCGTCGCCAAAATGAGTACCTTGTAAAGCAGGCGGGCCATGTGGCTGGCGGCTACCAAAACATTGGTGTTATACGCACCAACGCTATGAAGTTTTTGCCCAACTTTTTTGAACAGGGACAGCTCACCAAGATCTTTTTCCTGTTTCCTGACCCGCATTTCAAGGCACGGAAGCACAAGGCACGCATTATTTCGCCCACGCTGTTAGCTGAGTATGCCTATGTCTTGCGACCTGGAGGTATCGTATACACTGTCACAGATGTGCGCGATCTGCACGAATGGATGGTCAAGCATCTGACAGACTTTCCTCTATTTGAGCGCATTCCTGATGACGCGCTAAAACAAGATCCCTGCGTAGATGCTGTGATGTACAGCACGGAAGAGGGACGCAAAGTGGAACGCAATGAAGGCGACAAGTTTTTCGCCGCGTTTGTGCGGCGAGACGATCCTCCTGTGGGCGAGGAATCATGA
- a CDS encoding prefoldin subunit 2, giving the protein MSAPGGIDGEKTAKIQQRRNELQTIVEKIGEIESDADEHRLVVKTLAEVYEREPERTCFRLVGGVLVERTVKDVLSTLQTTMDGLTKVLLELVKQYKLKEKELLDFQRDIE; this is encoded by the exons atgtcggcTCCAGGTGGGATTGATGGTG AAAAAACTGCCAagatccagcagcgacgcaacGAATTGCAGACGATAGTCGAAAAAATTGGCGAGATTGAGAGCGACGCGGACGAGCATCG CCTTGTTGTCAAAACGCTAGCAGAAGTATACGAGCGTGAACCAGAACGCACATGCTTCCGTCTCGTTGGTGGTGTACTTGTGGAACGCACGGTCAAAGATGTGCTCAGCACACTCCAAACGACCATGGACGGT CTCACCAAGGTACTGCTTGAGCTTGTCAAGCAGTACAAGCTGAAGGAAAAGGAACTATTGGATTTTCAGCGTGACATTGAATAA